From the genome of Chlorocebus sabaeus isolate Y175 chromosome 2, mChlSab1.0.hap1, whole genome shotgun sequence, one region includes:
- the EPCIP gene encoding exosomal polycystin-1-interacting protein — protein MAPPRRHCLLLISALGVFALNCFTKGQENSTLIFTKENTIRNCSCSADIRDCDYSLANLMCSCKTVLPLAVGRTSYNGHLTIWFTDTSALGRLLNFTLVQDLKLSLCSANTLPTEYLAICGLQRLRINTEAKHPFPEQSLLIHSAGDSDSREKPMWLHKGWQPCMYISFLDMALFNRDSSLKSYSIENVTSIANNFPDFSYFKTFPMPSHKSYVVTFIY, from the coding sequence ATGGCACCACCTCGCAGGCACTGTCTCCTTCTGATCAGCGCTCTGGGGGTCTTTGCACTTAACTGCTTCACCAAAGGTCAGGAGAACAGCACGCTCATCTTCACAAAGGAAAACACCATTCGGAACTGCAGCTGTTCTGCGGACATCCGGGATTGTGACTACAGTTTGGCCAACCTGATGTGCAGCTGTAAAACCGTCCTGCCCCTTGCGGTGGGGCGAACCAGCTACAATGGCCATCTGACCATCTGGTTCACCGACACATCTGCGCTGGGCCGCCTGCTGAACTTCACGCTGGTCCAAGACCTGAAGCTTTCCCTGTGCAGCGCCAACACTCTCCCCACTGAATACCTGGCTATCTGTGGTCTGCAGAGGCTGCGCATCAACACGGAGGCCAAGCATCCCTTCCCAGAGCAGAGCCTACTCATCCATAGTGCTGGGGACAGTGACTCCAGAGAGAAGCCCATGTGGTTACACAAAGGCTGGCAGCCATGTATGTATATCTCATTCTTAGATATGGCTCTTTTCAACAGGGACTCATCCTTAAAATCATATAGTATTGAAAACGTTACCAGCATTGCCAACAACTTTCctgacttttcttattttaaaaccttCCCAATGCCAAGCCACAAAAGCTATGTTGTCACATTTATTTACTAA